In the genome of Deinococcus deserti VCD115, one region contains:
- a CDS encoding sensor histidine kinase — translation MSEQAPSQQTAREQAEQELRDSPREVPATIQDPALLLHELQVHQIELEHQNEELRRALQETEEAHRKYQELFDFAPIGYLTVDRMGLVQAVNEAASSMLGMQRSRLTGRQFGAYIAAEYRGHFTALMKRIFESLDKRVTEVLLLRSDGTTFWAQLEGAAISKEGKPGDSCRVAVIDIHVQKQVQQEIMHLNQTLEQRVEERSAKVRELSEELERFTYDVAVDLQGPLRHIETFVDRLGRHQEYDEEALRYIEHIRSSGERMTILTTALLSFSRASRMRMRSAPLPMDQVFKDVQRKLRPQLKDRNVRLTSDPLPVVQGDSGAMQLVLRELLDNALKFTRDQPDPRIHVYAQDLPREHVLAVSDNGVGFNMRYRDRLFNVFQRLHNERDFEGAGVGLVTVRRVVSRQGGRVWAEGHVGEGATFYVALPKQPDELD, via the coding sequence ATGAGTGAGCAGGCCCCTTCACAACAGACAGCCCGCGAGCAGGCAGAGCAGGAATTGCGTGACTCCCCCCGCGAAGTGCCGGCGACCATCCAGGACCCGGCACTGCTGCTTCATGAATTGCAGGTGCACCAGATAGAACTTGAGCATCAGAACGAGGAACTGCGCCGCGCCCTGCAGGAGACAGAAGAAGCCCACCGCAAATACCAGGAGCTGTTTGATTTTGCGCCCATCGGCTATCTCACGGTTGACCGCATGGGTCTGGTGCAGGCGGTCAACGAGGCGGCCAGCAGCATGCTGGGAATGCAGCGCTCGCGCCTGACCGGACGGCAGTTCGGGGCCTACATCGCCGCTGAGTACCGGGGTCACTTCACCGCGTTGATGAAACGAATTTTCGAGTCGCTGGACAAACGGGTGACGGAAGTCCTGCTGCTGCGCTCGGACGGCACCACCTTCTGGGCGCAGCTGGAAGGCGCGGCCATCAGCAAAGAAGGGAAGCCGGGCGACTCGTGCCGGGTCGCGGTGATAGACATCCACGTGCAAAAGCAGGTGCAGCAGGAAATCATGCACCTCAACCAGACCCTGGAACAGCGGGTCGAGGAGCGCAGTGCCAAGGTCCGCGAGCTCAGCGAGGAGCTCGAGCGCTTTACCTATGACGTGGCGGTCGACCTGCAAGGGCCGCTGCGGCACATCGAGACTTTCGTGGACCGGCTCGGCAGGCACCAGGAGTACGACGAGGAAGCCCTGCGTTACATCGAGCACATCCGCAGCTCCGGCGAGCGCATGACGATCCTGACTACAGCGCTGCTGAGCTTTTCTCGGGCCAGCCGCATGCGTATGCGCTCGGCCCCGCTGCCCATGGACCAGGTCTTCAAGGACGTGCAGCGTAAGCTGCGGCCTCAGCTCAAGGACCGGAATGTCCGCCTGACGTCCGACCCCCTGCCGGTGGTGCAGGGCGACAGCGGCGCCATGCAGCTGGTGCTCAGGGAGCTGCTGGACAACGCCCTGAAATTCACCCGGGACCAGCCTGACCCGCGCATTCATGTGTATGCCCAGGACCTGCCGCGCGAACACGTGCTGGCCGTCAGCGACAACGGCGTGGGCTTCAACATGCGCTACCGCGACCGCTTGTTCAACGTCTTCCAGCGCCTGCACAACGAGCGTGACTTCGAGGGCGCCGGTGTGGGGCTGGTGACCGTGCGCCGGGTGGTCTCGCGCCAGGGTGGCCGGGTATGGGCCGAGGGCCATGTGGGGGAAGGCGCCACCTTTTACGTGGCACTGCCCAAGCAGCCCGACGAACTCGACTGA
- a CDS encoding chemotaxis protein CheB — protein MASHQVVVIGASAGGVESLMQLAASFPADFPLPILVVQHVSPRATSTLPQILQRSGPLAASHAVDGQRVMPGHIYVAVPDHHLLIEDGHLIVARGPKENRFRPSANALFRSAAYAYGPGVIAVVLSGMLDDGASGLWTVKRRGGVAVVQDPADAMFDEMPRNALGQVNVDHVVPLSGLAPLLTRLAQDPAAQVEENHMSDNEEQRLATEVQVTAGQRLPLSEWLKLGEPSTLTCPECHGALLKVQEGMLTRYRCHTGHAFSDNGLLSYVTENIEESLWNALRAIDESQMLLRHMAEHYADLGDPQTAEAFLDRAQEAQDRASQIRALVVQRSAQGRTPDHAQNLTTEDVHSG, from the coding sequence ATGGCATCTCATCAGGTCGTGGTTATCGGTGCGTCGGCTGGTGGGGTGGAAAGCCTGATGCAACTGGCAGCCTCGTTTCCAGCTGACTTTCCTCTGCCCATTCTGGTGGTCCAGCATGTATCGCCGCGGGCCACAAGTACGCTGCCCCAGATTCTGCAGCGTTCGGGGCCTCTGGCGGCTTCTCACGCTGTAGACGGTCAGCGGGTCATGCCTGGTCATATCTACGTGGCGGTGCCCGACCATCACCTGCTGATCGAGGACGGACACCTGATCGTGGCGCGTGGGCCCAAGGAAAACCGCTTCCGGCCCTCGGCCAACGCCCTGTTCCGCTCGGCGGCCTACGCCTACGGTCCGGGTGTTATCGCGGTGGTGCTGTCCGGCATGCTCGACGACGGTGCCTCGGGGCTGTGGACCGTCAAGCGGCGCGGCGGTGTTGCGGTCGTGCAGGACCCTGCCGACGCCATGTTTGACGAGATGCCACGCAACGCTCTGGGACAGGTCAACGTGGATCACGTGGTGCCACTTTCCGGGCTGGCGCCTTTGCTGACCCGGCTCGCGCAGGACCCGGCGGCCCAGGTAGAGGAGAATCACATGAGCGATAACGAGGAGCAGCGCCTGGCGACTGAAGTTCAGGTCACGGCCGGGCAGCGGTTGCCGCTGAGCGAATGGCTGAAGCTGGGGGAGCCCTCGACCCTGACCTGTCCGGAATGCCACGGGGCACTGTTGAAGGTTCAGGAGGGCATGCTGACCCGCTACCGCTGCCATACCGGTCATGCATTTTCAGATAACGGCCTGCTGTCGTACGTGACCGAGAACATCGAGGAAAGCCTGTGGAATGCCCTGCGTGCCATTGACGAAAGCCAGATGCTTCTGCGCCACATGGCCGAGCACTATGCGGATCTGGGCGATCCCCAGACCGCAGAAGCCTTTCTTGACCGCGCCCAGGAAGCCCAGGACCGCGCCAGCCAGATCCGCGCCCTGGTGGTTCAGCGCAGTGCGCAGGGCCGGACCCCGGACCACGCTCAGAACCTCACCACTGAAGACGTCCACTCTGGCTGA
- a CDS encoding pilus assembly FimT family protein: protein MKSDGFSLLELLVVLAIVGILASIGSASYIRWINLTRADAAAAEVGRLMDKASSRVRTTNKDVTFTIDATANTIKLSQGGVMFAGGQPLDATISSLTCRPACLATPTVVTVKAPFGGFVNNAVSPVAADIKIVITRNGLTRSVYALGPAALLKVVRN from the coding sequence ATGAAATCGGACGGTTTTTCACTGCTCGAACTGCTCGTGGTGTTGGCGATCGTCGGTATTCTTGCGTCCATCGGGAGCGCGAGCTACATCAGGTGGATCAACCTCACAAGGGCAGACGCGGCCGCGGCCGAAGTTGGCCGACTTATGGACAAAGCGTCTTCTCGCGTGAGAACGACGAACAAGGACGTGACCTTTACCATTGATGCAACGGCCAACACGATCAAGCTGTCCCAGGGTGGCGTGATGTTCGCTGGTGGGCAGCCTCTCGACGCGACGATCAGCAGCCTGACCTGCCGCCCTGCCTGCTTGGCCACGCCCACGGTGGTCACCGTCAAGGCCCCGTTTGGAGGTTTCGTCAACAACGCAGTGAGCCCCGTTGCCGCTGACATCAAGATAGTGATCACCCGCAACGGCCTTACCCGGTCCGTGTATGCCCTTGGGCCTGCCGCGCTCCTCAAAGTCGTGAGGAACTAA
- a CDS encoding type II secretion system protein, which yields MKTRGMTLIEVLVAIAIFAVVIAISSSVTVSLSTNRISADRLRANQAAQAFFETVTEYWRSSSTFGRTDAAFPLPTDLTGYTWSLKISEVDMASPTFAAKSSVSWTKTSTPAYSASASATLMNLALTYTSQGSGTSFVNGTEIYKR from the coding sequence ATGAAGACCCGGGGCATGACCCTTATTGAAGTGCTCGTCGCGATTGCGATATTCGCCGTCGTGATCGCAATCTCGTCGTCCGTCACTGTCTCCTTGTCCACGAACAGGATTTCCGCGGACCGGTTGAGGGCGAACCAGGCGGCCCAGGCATTTTTCGAGACGGTGACGGAATACTGGCGGTCGTCCAGCACCTTCGGACGTACAGATGCGGCATTTCCGCTCCCAACTGATCTTACTGGGTACACGTGGAGCCTGAAGATCTCGGAGGTCGATATGGCCTCACCAACCTTCGCGGCCAAAAGTTCCGTCAGTTGGACGAAAACGTCCACGCCCGCGTATAGCGCCTCGGCGTCTGCCACCCTGATGAATCTGGCCTTGACCTATACCTCACAGGGGAGCGGCACCAGTTTTGTGAACGGCACGGAGATCTACAAGCGATGA
- a CDS encoding prepilin-type N-terminal cleavage/methylation domain-containing protein, translating into MKANGFTLLELLIVMGLGTLILVVASQLLMSTNKVSTSSVAMSSGVNHVQQGANVVADDVRRALNIVAPGQTPYLSTLAVGAPTGGSPAVTPTGADVLALYTAKSVGTRCTGPAENYEYVVYYFTARSNATSGSEWSTVAPDARNTGQKVLMQFSACVTVLDPASAVTSQEMLRVVSDYLGAGSFAYPGISTTGKYRRVVLSLTPKQNVLGQAVTASPITTVATARNIH; encoded by the coding sequence ATGAAAGCCAACGGCTTTACCCTACTTGAGTTGTTGATCGTGATGGGCCTCGGGACCCTGATCCTGGTGGTCGCGTCGCAGTTGCTCATGAGTACGAACAAGGTGTCGACCTCTTCTGTGGCAATGTCCAGCGGCGTCAACCATGTCCAGCAGGGTGCCAACGTAGTGGCAGATGATGTGCGCCGCGCGCTCAATATCGTCGCGCCTGGACAAACGCCGTACCTGTCCACCTTGGCGGTAGGCGCGCCAACTGGTGGATCGCCCGCGGTGACCCCGACGGGTGCGGATGTGTTGGCGCTTTACACCGCGAAATCTGTTGGTACACGCTGCACTGGCCCCGCAGAGAATTACGAGTACGTGGTCTACTACTTTACGGCTCGGAGCAACGCCACGAGCGGTTCTGAATGGTCGACAGTAGCTCCCGACGCCAGGAATACTGGCCAGAAGGTGCTGATGCAGTTCAGCGCCTGCGTGACCGTGTTAGACCCCGCATCGGCGGTGACCAGTCAGGAGATGCTCCGCGTGGTGAGTGATTATCTGGGAGCAGGGTCATTCGCTTACCCGGGTATAAGCACCACGGGGAAATATCGTCGAGTTGTCTTGTCTTTGACCCCTAAGCAAAATGTTCTCGGACAGGCGGTTACCGCGAGTCCCATTACGACAGTCGCAACGGCTCGTAACATCCACTGA
- a CDS encoding IS3-like element ISDds1 family transposase (programmed frameshift) produces the protein MTDRRIHTAEFKRDAVQLARTSGNLSGTARDLGINSSLLRKWMNAEQEKGELAFPGQGKQLLTPEQQEIQRLRKENEILRQEREIPKKGGSLLRQRNHTLRYEFIQDQRPEYRLDLLCRVLEVSVSGYHSWRRRPICDRKEEDALLEQRIQEVHQRSKRRYGAPRIHAELHAGGVRVSRKRVARLMRASGLRAKGKRRWVRTTGSSHTMAVCPNLLERRFEVSQPNQVWALDLTYLPTKEGWLYLAVTLDLHSRAVVGYAMDMQMPATLPLAALQMAAGRRLPPPGLLHHSDRGSQYASGIFQAELARMRARGSMSRKGDCWDNAVVESFFSSLKRELLEDTIFETRDVARQAVFEFIEVFYNRQRRHSSLGYLTPLEFERQATAA, from the exons ATGACTGATCGCAGAATCCACACCGCCGAGTTCAAGCGAGACGCAGTGCAGCTTGCTCGAACGAGCGGCAACCTGTCGGGCACCGCGCGTGACCTGGGCATCAACAGCTCCCTGCTGCGCAAATGGATGAATGCTGAGCAGGAGAAGGGCGAGTTGGCATTCCCTGGTCAGGGCAAACAGCTCCTCACTCCAGAGCAACAGGAGATACAACGGCTTCGCAAGGAGAACGAAATCCTGCGACAGGAGCGCGAGATCC CTAAAAAAGGCGGCAGCCTTCTTCGCCAAAGAAACCACACGCTGAGGTATGAATTCATCCAAGATCAACGCCCCGAGTACCGCCTGGACCTGCTGTGCCGGGTGCTGGAGGTCTCGGTGAGCGGGTACCACAGCTGGCGAAGAAGGCCGATCTGCGACCGCAAGGAAGAGGATGCGCTGCTCGAGCAGCGCATCCAGGAAGTGCATCAACGTAGTAAACGCCGCTATGGGGCGCCACGCATTCACGCGGAGTTGCACGCTGGAGGAGTGCGCGTGTCCCGCAAGCGGGTGGCGCGTCTGATGCGTGCCAGTGGTCTGCGGGCCAAGGGAAAGCGCCGCTGGGTGCGGACCACGGGGAGCAGTCACACCATGGCCGTCTGCCCGAACCTGCTTGAGCGGCGGTTCGAGGTCTCGCAGCCGAACCAGGTCTGGGCGTTGGACCTGACGTATCTGCCCACGAAAGAGGGCTGGCTGTATCTCGCAGTCACCTTAGACCTGCATTCGCGAGCCGTGGTGGGTTACGCGATGGACATGCAGATGCCAGCCACCTTGCCACTGGCGGCCCTTCAGATGGCTGCTGGCCGACGTCTTCCGCCACCAGGCCTCCTTCATCACAGCGACAGGGGCAGTCAATACGCGAGTGGCATCTTTCAGGCAGAACTGGCCCGCATGCGGGCCAGGGGCAGTATGAGTCGTAAGGGGGATTGTTGGGACAACGCCGTGGTGGAAAGCTTCTTCAGCTCCCTGAAAAGGGAGTTGCTGGAGGACACCATCTTTGAGACCCGGGACGTGGCCCGACAAGCCGTATTTGAATTCATCGAGGTCTTCTACAACCGTCAGCGTCGTCACTCGTCTCTTGGGTACTTGACGCCCCTGGAGTTCGAACGCCAAGCTACAGCTGCTTAA
- a CDS encoding tyrosine-type recombinase/integrase — protein MAKRANGEGYIGRRKDGSGWGGYVTLGYGPDGKQQRRYFSAKTQAEAREKLQALVSERNGGCLSSETLTLAAYLDRWLTHKQRDVKFNTHRSYEMTARVHIKPRLGKVQLDKLTPLHIEELVSALLAEGQSAKVALGCVKLLRTALTQAVRWQLVGRNVAQSVTPPKHTPKEMQVWTPDEASRFLAVAREHRLYALFYLALATGMRRGELLGLKWESINMLAGTLVVQHNLIDRVSSVTLETPKTRASRRTIALSPDTVEALRAHRHSQWLEQCKAGEKWQEHGMVFPSDVGTLMFPANLMGAFRRLCAKARVPAIRLHDLRHTSASLLIRANVPPKVVADRLGHTDPGFTLRVYAHVYEEQRRAAALPLGEMLREAGD, from the coding sequence ATGGCCAAACGTGCGAACGGCGAGGGGTACATAGGACGACGCAAGGACGGGAGCGGTTGGGGTGGGTACGTCACCCTCGGCTACGGACCGGACGGCAAGCAGCAACGGCGCTACTTCTCGGCCAAGACTCAAGCCGAAGCCAGGGAGAAGCTGCAAGCCCTGGTCTCAGAGCGGAACGGGGGATGCCTCAGCTCGGAGACCCTCACGTTGGCGGCCTACCTGGACCGTTGGCTGACGCACAAGCAGCGCGACGTGAAGTTCAACACCCACCGCAGCTACGAGATGACCGCACGGGTCCACATCAAGCCCCGGCTGGGGAAGGTGCAGCTCGACAAGCTCACGCCGCTGCACATTGAGGAGCTGGTATCCGCGCTGCTGGCTGAGGGGCAGAGCGCCAAGGTTGCTCTGGGCTGCGTGAAGCTGCTACGAACTGCGTTGACCCAGGCTGTGCGCTGGCAGCTCGTCGGGCGGAACGTGGCTCAGTCCGTAACGCCACCGAAACACACTCCAAAGGAGATGCAGGTGTGGACCCCTGACGAGGCCTCACGGTTCCTCGCTGTGGCCCGCGAGCATCGGCTCTACGCGCTCTTCTACCTTGCGCTGGCGACGGGAATGCGCCGGGGTGAGTTGCTGGGATTGAAGTGGGAGAGCATCAACATGCTGGCCGGCACATTGGTCGTGCAGCACAACCTGATTGACCGGGTGAGCAGCGTGACGCTGGAGACGCCCAAGACGCGAGCAAGCCGCCGGACCATTGCCTTGTCGCCGGACACTGTCGAGGCGCTGAGGGCACATCGCCATAGCCAGTGGCTTGAGCAGTGCAAGGCAGGGGAGAAGTGGCAGGAACACGGCATGGTGTTCCCCAGCGACGTGGGCACGCTGATGTTTCCTGCGAACCTCATGGGTGCATTCCGCAGGCTCTGTGCGAAAGCACGCGTTCCTGCTATCAGGCTTCACGACCTGCGGCACACCTCAGCGAGCCTTCTTATCCGTGCAAACGTGCCTCCAAAGGTAGTGGCTGACCGGCTCGGGCACACAGACCCCGGCTTCACGCTGAGGGTGTACGCCCACGTCTATGAGGAGCAACGTCGTGCCGCAGCCCTCCCGCTGGGGGAGATGCTGAGGGAGGCCGGGGACTGA
- a CDS encoding DNA-methyltransferase, with protein sequence MPLEINQIHQGDSRKLLKEIDANSIDLSVWSPPYYVGKDYERYLESYQDWVNLLSAVIAEHDRILKPGGFMVINIADILVFKDEEIPRFQALNITKQRSAITREDVLAAKENNPTFSRYQLAELLGTSEQTIDRRLNGNNIRGGKYNTQTRVKLVGDVVSDAAHAARLYLYDRRIWAKDAAWENSKWTSLSYRSVDEFEYIYIFWKPGETVVDRRRLTGDEWKEWGSRGIWRFPSVRANDDHEAKFPLELPTRVIKLLTNPGDTVLDCFMGSGTTAVAATNLNRNFIGLELLPEYVALSRRNVAAAVQRGHGLLRQDKDLRLSSERTEEAAAVGLFD encoded by the coding sequence ATGCCTCTTGAAATTAATCAGATTCATCAAGGTGATTCACGCAAGCTGCTTAAAGAGATCGATGCGAACTCAATCGATCTTAGCGTTTGGTCGCCACCCTATTATGTAGGGAAAGACTACGAACGATATTTGGAGTCATACCAAGACTGGGTAAATCTCTTAAGTGCGGTCATTGCTGAGCATGACAGAATCTTGAAGCCTGGTGGCTTTATGGTAATTAACATAGCAGACATTCTTGTGTTTAAGGATGAAGAGATTCCAAGATTCCAGGCGCTTAACATCACTAAGCAGCGCTCTGCAATTACTCGAGAAGACGTTCTAGCTGCTAAAGAAAATAACCCCACATTTAGTAGATACCAGCTTGCTGAGCTGCTCGGGACCAGTGAACAAACTATTGACCGTAGGCTCAATGGGAACAATATTCGCGGCGGCAAATATAACACTCAAACTCGTGTGAAATTAGTAGGCGATGTTGTTTCTGATGCTGCTCATGCTGCTCGTCTATATCTTTACGATAGGCGCATTTGGGCCAAAGACGCTGCTTGGGAAAACTCAAAATGGACAAGTTTGTCCTACCGGTCTGTAGATGAATTTGAATATATTTATATATTTTGGAAGCCTGGAGAGACTGTTGTTGATCGCAGGAGATTGACAGGTGACGAGTGGAAGGAATGGGGTTCAAGAGGAATCTGGCGATTTCCTTCAGTACGAGCGAACGACGATCACGAGGCTAAGTTCCCCTTAGAACTTCCCACGCGAGTAATTAAACTTCTGACGAATCCTGGTGACACTGTGCTTGACTGCTTTATGGGTAGCGGGACAACTGCGGTGGCGGCGACGAACCTGAACCGTAATTTCATTGGACTTGAGCTGCTGCCTGAATACGTCGCCCTTTCCAGAAGAAATGTAGCTGCTGCGGTACAAAGAGGTCATGGACTTCTTCGGCAGGACAAAGATTTGCGGCTCTCCTCAGAACGAACCGAGGAAGCCGCAGCAGTTGGCCTATTCGACTAG